The following are encoded together in the Glycine max cultivar Williams 82 chromosome 8, Glycine_max_v4.0, whole genome shotgun sequence genome:
- the LOC100789595 gene encoding expansin-A23 has product MGRSHCLVSLAFLMVLFVPALSHGSRHRRSGWHLAHATFYGDMQGGDTMQGACGYGDLYQQGYGLETTALSTALFNNGLTCGACFEIMCVNEPQWCIPNAGSIKVTATNFCPPNYNPPNFDHWCNPPQEHFDLSMKMFTKIAIYRAGIIPVMYRRVPCNKSGGVKFEMKGNPYWLLVLLYNVASAGDVTQVSIKGSSNTGWKSMSRVWGQNWVTGSNLVGQALSFQVTTSDGKMMEFDNVAPSNWQFGQSYETYQNF; this is encoded by the exons ATGGGTAGGTCTCACTGTTTGGTTTCTTTGGCCTTTTTAATGGTTCTCTTTGTACCAGCCTTGTCACATGGCAGTCGTCATCGAAGAAGTGGATGGCATCTAGCCCATGCAACTTTCTATGGAGACATGCAAGGTGGAGACACCATGC AGGGTGCTTGTGGCTATGGTGATCTCTACCAGCAAGGTTATGGGCTAGAAACCACAGCCCTAAGCACAGCTCTATTCAACAATGGGCTCACTTGTGGTGCATGTTTTGAGATCATGTGTGTGAACGAGCCCCAATGGTGCATTCCCAACGCAGGCTCAATCAAAGTGACCGCAACAAATTTCTGCCCCCCTAATTACAACCCACCTAATTTCGACCATTGGTGCAACCCTCCACAAGAACACTTCGACTTGTCCATGAAAATGTTCACCAAAATTGCCATATACAGAGCAGGGATCATCCCAGTCATGTATCGCCGTGTCCCATGCAACAAAAGTGGCGGTGTCAAGTTTGAGATGAAAGGGAACCCTTATTGGTTGTTGGTTTTGTTGTACAATGTTGCCAGTGCTGGTGATGTTACTCAAGTGAGCATCAAAGGGTCTTCAAACACTGGCTGGAAATCTATGTCACGTGTTTGGGGACAGAATTGGGTTACTGGGTCTAATTTGGTAGGACAAGCCTTGTCATTTCAGGTCACTACTAGTGATGGTAAAATGATGGAGTTTGATAATGTTGCTCCTTCTAATTGGCAATTTGGACAGAGCTACGAGACCTACCAAAACTTTTAG
- the LOC100815109 gene encoding F-box protein At5g39250 isoform X1: protein MASEEVLKAVFPFLDSVDLASCMGVCTQWKDIASDDFFWKCLCAKRWPSICKRPNPSTLTYYNLYKTFHKRQHHRTLLPLRISFDDLEFFIDIWAENTLLFSEVVPGSVLQAGFKIPASGGCNVLKFQLEGSKYKMTFPVEHRFTIPSGQNQNVSVSVMVGRKDSNKVARIVTKSTVDCIVVTKSMFGYIDRSLHRAMGFDYLDISPCYPFVSRIRAWISLLFMEDKNEDLMDVFAIQMNFCDVANSKEEVLWLLDMLDWK, encoded by the coding sequence ATGGCATCTGAAGAAGTTCTGAAGGCTGTTTTCCCTTTCCTGGACAGTGTTGATCTTGCTTCTTGCATGGGTGTTTGTACGCAGTGGAAAGACATAGCTAGCGATGATTTCTTTTGGAAATGTCTGTGTGCCAAGAGATGGCCTTCAATCTGCAAGCGACCCAATCCTTCAACTTTAACATACTACAACTTGTACAAAACCTTTCATAAACGCCAGCATCACAGAACTCTTCTCCCTCTGAGaatttcttttgatgatttGGAGTTCTTCATTGACATTTGGGCTGAAAACACATTACTCTTCTCGGAAGTGGTGCCTGGCTCTGTCCTTCAAGCAGGTTTTAAAATTCCAGCATCTGGAGGTTGCAACGTGCTCAAATTTCAATTGGAAGGTTCTAAATACAAGATGACTTTTCCTGTGGAACATAGGTTCACTATCCCTTCAGGACAAAACCAGAATGTTAGTGTCTCTGTGATGGTTGGGAGAAAGGATTCAAATAAGGTTGCTCGCATAGTAACCAAGTCCACGGTTGATTGCATTGTAGTAACCAAGTCCATGTTTGGTTACATCGATCGTTCATTACATAGAGCCATGGGTTTTGATTACCTAGACATATCCCCTTGCTACCCTTTTGTGTCTCGCATCCGTGCATGGATCTCTTTGCTATTCATGGAAGATAAAAATGAAGATCTCATGGATGTATTTGCGATCCAAATGAATTTCTGTGATGTGGCAAATTCTAAGGAAGAAGTCTTGTGGCTGTTGGACATGCTTGACTGGAAGTAA
- the LOC100815109 gene encoding F-box protein At5g39250 isoform X2 has translation MGVCTQWKDIASDDFFWKCLCAKRWPSICKRPNPSTLTYYNLYKTFHKRQHHRTLLPLRISFDDLEFFIDIWAENTLLFSEVVPGSVLQAGFKIPASGGCNVLKFQLEGSKYKMTFPVEHRFTIPSGQNQNVSVSVMVGRKDSNKVARIVTKSTVDCIVVTKSMFGYIDRSLHRAMGFDYLDISPCYPFVSRIRAWISLLFMEDKNEDLMDVFAIQMNFCDVANSKEEVLWLLDMLDWK, from the coding sequence ATGGGTGTTTGTACGCAGTGGAAAGACATAGCTAGCGATGATTTCTTTTGGAAATGTCTGTGTGCCAAGAGATGGCCTTCAATCTGCAAGCGACCCAATCCTTCAACTTTAACATACTACAACTTGTACAAAACCTTTCATAAACGCCAGCATCACAGAACTCTTCTCCCTCTGAGaatttcttttgatgatttGGAGTTCTTCATTGACATTTGGGCTGAAAACACATTACTCTTCTCGGAAGTGGTGCCTGGCTCTGTCCTTCAAGCAGGTTTTAAAATTCCAGCATCTGGAGGTTGCAACGTGCTCAAATTTCAATTGGAAGGTTCTAAATACAAGATGACTTTTCCTGTGGAACATAGGTTCACTATCCCTTCAGGACAAAACCAGAATGTTAGTGTCTCTGTGATGGTTGGGAGAAAGGATTCAAATAAGGTTGCTCGCATAGTAACCAAGTCCACGGTTGATTGCATTGTAGTAACCAAGTCCATGTTTGGTTACATCGATCGTTCATTACATAGAGCCATGGGTTTTGATTACCTAGACATATCCCCTTGCTACCCTTTTGTGTCTCGCATCCGTGCATGGATCTCTTTGCTATTCATGGAAGATAAAAATGAAGATCTCATGGATGTATTTGCGATCCAAATGAATTTCTGTGATGTGGCAAATTCTAAGGAAGAAGTCTTGTGGCTGTTGGACATGCTTGACTGGAAGTAA